A region of Moorena producens PAL-8-15-08-1 DNA encodes the following proteins:
- a CDS encoding GGDEF domain-containing protein, which translates to MLRLLIQGECISSVELTINKNDASILVVGNQKFITTFVKRTCYIKSSTVEVSWELDDVIQLIKTRQPAILILQATQVASLQLCRQIKEQKLLGWIYCIVINDLPEIAIETMGRDPNWELKECAQALENGADAYLRISSISNQDSAISVAEHRLLKAQIHAGLRGVQLYRKAMHTNDFLSRIALVDPLTELSNRRAMEWELPRQVENAFRKSTPLSLIILDVDYFKSINDNYGHPVGDRALKLLASRLKHNLRIQDSLFRYGGEEFVIILSHTDSKEARAVANRVRHIISDQPFQIDRRLVLPITISLGVASLNKNKDDHRGESLLRCADQNLRIAKSNGRNRVYCCCNH; encoded by the coding sequence GTGTTAAGATTATTAATTCAGGGTGAATGTATTAGCTCTGTAGAGCTAACTATAAATAAAAACGATGCTTCTATATTAGTGGTAGGAAATCAAAAGTTTATCACTACATTTGTGAAGCGGACTTGCTATATAAAGTCTAGCACTGTCGAGGTATCTTGGGAACTTGATGATGTCATACAACTCATCAAGACTAGACAACCGGCTATTTTAATTTTGCAGGCAACGCAGGTGGCTAGTTTACAACTATGTCGTCAAATTAAAGAACAAAAGCTGCTCGGTTGGATATACTGCATTGTGATCAATGACTTGCCCGAAATAGCGATTGAAACAATGGGCCGAGACCCAAACTGGGAGTTAAAAGAATGTGCTCAAGCCCTAGAAAACGGTGCAGATGCCTACTTACGGATCAGTTCAATCAGTAATCAAGACTCAGCCATATCTGTAGCAGAACATCGGTTGCTTAAGGCACAAATTCATGCAGGGTTACGAGGAGTGCAACTATACCGAAAAGCAATGCACACTAATGATTTTCTATCTAGGATAGCATTAGTTGATCCCTTGACAGAATTGAGCAATCGTCGGGCAATGGAATGGGAGTTACCCCGACAAGTCGAAAATGCCTTTCGTAAATCAACGCCCCTGAGTCTGATTATCCTAGATGTGGACTATTTCAAGTCCATCAACGACAACTACGGACATCCGGTAGGCGATCGCGCTCTCAAGCTACTGGCAAGTCGTCTCAAACATAACCTACGTATTCAAGATTCCCTCTTTCGCTATGGTGGAGAAGAGTTTGTGATCATTCTTAGTCACACTGACAGTAAAGAAGCCCGAGCAGTGGCTAACCGAGTGCGACATATTATTAGCGATCAACCCTTTCAGATTGATAGAAGATTAGTGCTCCCAATTACCATTAGCTTGGGTGTTGCTTCCCTTAACAAAAATAAGGACGACCATAGAGGGGAAAGCCTACTGCGATGTGCTGACCAGAACCTACGGATTGCTAAATCTAATGGTCGCAATCGGGTTTATTGTTGTTGCAATCACTAA
- the ntcA gene encoding global nitrogen regulator NtcA: MDRVVTQDTPLAAVFRQIGRGAFPPVVETYERGKTIFFPGDPAERVYFLLKGAVKLSRVYEVGEEITVALLRENTVFGVLSLITGHQSDRFYHAVAFTTVELLSSPIDQVEKALKENPELSMLMLRGLSSRILQTEMMIETLAHRDMESRLVSFLLILCRDFGIPCGDGITIELKLSHQAIAEAIGSTRVTVTRLLGDLREKEMISIHKKKITVHKPVVLSQQFT, from the coding sequence ATGGATAGGGTTGTGACGCAGGATACACCACTAGCGGCTGTTTTTCGTCAGATTGGTAGAGGAGCGTTTCCACCAGTCGTAGAAACCTATGAGCGAGGTAAAACGATTTTCTTCCCAGGAGATCCAGCTGAACGGGTTTACTTTTTGCTAAAAGGTGCTGTCAAACTGTCTAGAGTATACGAAGTAGGAGAAGAAATTACTGTAGCACTGCTGCGAGAAAATACGGTTTTCGGTGTTCTATCTCTGATTACTGGTCACCAATCTGATCGGTTCTATCATGCAGTTGCCTTTACAACTGTAGAGTTACTCTCTTCCCCGATTGACCAGGTAGAAAAAGCACTCAAGGAAAACCCGGAATTATCAATGTTGATGTTACGGGGGCTATCGTCTCGGATATTACAGACTGAAATGATGATCGAAACCCTAGCTCATCGGGATATGGAGTCTCGATTGGTTAGTTTTCTATTAATTCTCTGCCGTGACTTTGGGATACCCTGTGGGGATGGGATTACCATTGAACTGAAGTTGTCCCATCAAGCGATCGCAGAAGCTATCGGTTCGACTCGGGTGACTGTCACCCGTCTACTGGGAGACCTAAGGGAAAAAGAAATGATTTCGATTCACAAGAAAAAAATTACTGTCCACAAGCCAGTGGTTTTGAGTCAGCAATTTACCTAA
- the fabI gene encoding enoyl-ACP reductase FabI — protein sequence MLDLNGKNAFVTGIANNRSIAWGIAQQLHNAGANLGVNFLPDEKGRYEKKVRDLVEPLEPSIIMPCDVRNDAQIEAIADAIASQWGKLDILIHCLAFANKEDLSGEFSQTSREGFSLALDISSYSLNRLTAAWKHLMTDGGSIVTLSYLGGVKVIPNYNVMGVAKAALEMSVRYLAAELGPQTIRVNAISAGPIRTLASSAVGGIMDMIHHVEKVAPLRRTVTQEEVGKAAAFLCSDLASGITGQVLYVDAGYEIMGM from the coding sequence ATGCTCGATCTCAACGGAAAAAATGCTTTTGTCACTGGCATCGCCAACAACCGCTCCATTGCTTGGGGGATCGCCCAACAGTTGCACAACGCGGGGGCAAATTTAGGTGTGAACTTTTTGCCTGACGAAAAAGGTCGCTATGAGAAAAAAGTTCGAGACCTGGTAGAGCCCCTCGAGCCTAGCATTATCATGCCCTGTGATGTCCGAAACGATGCCCAAATTGAAGCGATTGCGGATGCGATCGCTTCGCAATGGGGCAAACTGGACATCCTGATTCACTGTTTAGCCTTTGCCAATAAAGAGGATCTATCGGGAGAATTTAGTCAGACATCCCGTGAGGGGTTTTCCCTAGCCTTAGACATTAGCAGTTACTCCCTCAATCGATTAACCGCAGCTTGGAAACACTTGATGACTGATGGGGGTAGCATTGTCACCCTCAGCTATCTTGGGGGGGTTAAAGTAATTCCCAATTATAATGTGATGGGTGTTGCTAAAGCAGCACTGGAAATGAGTGTTCGTTACCTCGCAGCAGAACTCGGACCTCAAACGATTCGGGTCAATGCTATCTCCGCAGGACCAATCCGGACCTTAGCCTCTTCAGCAGTTGGGGGGATCATGGATATGATTCATCATGTAGAGAAAGTAGCACCACTGCGCCGCACTGTTACTCAGGAAGAAGTGGGTAAAGCAGCTGCATTCTTGTGTAGTGATTTAGCCAGCGGCATCACTGGTCAGGTTTTATATGTAGACGCTGGTTACGAAATAATGGG